A window from Citrus sinensis cultivar Valencia sweet orange chromosome 5, DVS_A1.0, whole genome shotgun sequence encodes these proteins:
- the LOC102615118 gene encoding uncharacterized protein LOC102615118 yields MWGDILLQAVLILTGVFMLLALYEIPQKFISKLRFRNRGSIQAKRHFVIGAQLLAQARSSKSKSSASSLAKQAEAEADKAISFDYKDAAAHILKALALDLQGFKTSALESFDLALSIPAVKTLTEKEKGDALFKRAEVKMSMNRRAGRVDSAIDDLTEAVKIQDDNVKALCLLGECYEVKKMRDEAKTAYESALKIEPSWTDAQAALDRLVS; encoded by the coding sequence atgtgggGCGATATACTTCTCCAGGCTGTTCTGATACTCACGGGTGTGTTCATGTTATTGGCTCTGTACGAAATCCCTCAAAAGTTCATCTCCAAGCTACGCTTCCGCAACCGCGGCAGTATTCAGGCCAAGCGCCACTTCGTCATCGGCGCCCAGCTCTTAGCCCAAGCCAGATCTTCCAAGTCCAAATCCTCCGCCTCTTCTTTAGCCAAACAAGCCGAAGCCGAAGCCGACAAGGCCATTTCTTTCGACTACAAGGACGCCGCCGCTCACATATTGAAAGCCCTGGCTTTGGATCTGCAAGGCTTCAAGACCTCCGCCCTCGAGTCGTTCGACTTGGCTCTCTCGATACCCGCCGTCAAGACTTTGACCGAGAAAGAGAAGGGCGACGCGCTGTTCAAGCGTGCCGAGGTCAAGATGTCGATGAATCGGCGCGCCGGACGAGTTGACTCTGCGATTGATGATCTGACTGAAGCCGTGAAGATACAGGATGATAATGTAAAAGCGCTTTGTTTGTTGGGAGAGTGTTACGAGGTTAAGAAGATGAGAGATGAAGCTAAGACGGCTTATGAATCGGCTTTGAAGATCGAGCCTAGTTGGACCGACGCTCAAGCCGCGCTGGATCGCTTGGTTTCGTAG
- the LOC102615884 gene encoding geranylgeranyl transferase type-2 subunit alpha 1 produces the protein MHGRPRKPLKPEDAAASAAKAEKLRVLQSQFLHNHHNHIYSKEAVELSTKLLETNPELYTAWNYRKLAVQHKMTESDSDPDSLKSILDEELRVVESALRQNFKSYGAWHHRKWILSKGHSSIDNELRLLDKFQKADSRNFHAWNYRRFVAASMNRSEEDELKYTEDMICNNFSNYSAWHNRSLLLSNLLKRKVEGFVSKEKVLPDEYEFVHQAIFTDPDDQSGWFYHLWLLDQTVRVDSPQLVSSWPTPGSDLILLGDRCLDGCASSPFTRFYLDSRTFPLVLYFNQSVEGVNSSTITVDSELNTNKDLVWKPLSSCNSKAAQVWVTQLNLPDGNTHSSKVFPVEVSLGHSQGIISSSGFHYSNPFCFAFRVSLQLVETQPVEGLGKEIISWRDESFHNYNAHSQDSSPISSLYQLSIKNDNELTDFEWRAATIAKEIDHFRELLSLINCKIGKLTLARLLMAHDAMTCPPANKFSHSEEVLELYNDLMRLDPMHVQYYKDQHSLVLLQQVTSSWESLLSRCFHYSNSPSNRGSPMCLQLKNLSLSRLGSFDKLLWVQMLDLSHNELRSIEGLEALQLLSCLNLSNNILGSFTALEPIRQLKSLRALNISYNEIGAHSIDTTKYLCSSPLSHSVGSEWNHGQTVIDDDIKSYWEAYFILKGLNLTQFDIVGNAIVNEKFKSFLIKVLPGLKWLDGEQLH, from the exons atgcaCGGTCGACCGCGCAAGCCACTGAAGCCAGAGGACGCTGCAGCTTCAGCAGCAAAAGCCGAGAAGCTACGCGTTCTCCAATCTCAGTTCCTTCACAATCACCACAATCATat TTACTCTAAGGAAGCTGTGGAGTTAAGCACGAAGCTTCTAGAAACCAATCCCGAATTATACACGGCCTGGAACTACAGAAAGCTTGCCGTCCAGCATAAAATGACTGAATCCGACTCCGATCCCGACTCACTCAAATCGATTCTCGACGAAGAACTTCGAGTG GTAGAGAGTGCATTGAGGCAAAACTTTAAGTCGTACGGGGCATGGCATCATAGGAAATGGATTTTAAGCAAGGGACATTCGTCTATAGATAATGAATTACGCCTTTTAGATAAGTTCCAGAAAGCTGATTCCCGGAATTTTCATGCATGGAACTACCGAAG ATTTGTGGCGGCTTCGATGAACAGATcagaagaagatgaattaaAGTATACTGAGGATATGATATGTAACAATTTTAGCAATTATTCAGCTTGGCATAACCGGAG TTTGCTTCTGTCCAATTTGCTTAAAAGAAAGGTGGAAGGGTTTGTTTCGAAAGAAAAGGTTTTACCTGATGAGTATGAATTTGTACATCAAGCTATTTTCACAGACCCAGATGACCAAAGTGGTTGGTTTTATCATCTTTGGCTTCTTGATCAAACAGTTAGAGTTGATTCTCCACAGCTTGTTTCTTCTTGGCCTACCCCTGGTTCTGATCTCATTTTACTGGGAGATAGGTGCCTAGATGGTTGTGCTTCTTCTCCATTCACGAGATTTTATTTGGATTCAAGGACATTTCCACTTGTTCTCTATTTTAATCAGTCTGTTGAAGGGGTAAATTCATCCACAATAACAGTAGATTCTGAACTTAACACAAATAAAGATCTTGTTTGGAAACCGCTTTCATCATGTAACTCCAAGGCCGCACAAGTCTGGGTTACACAGTTGAACCTTCCCGATGGAAATACTCATTCCTCGAAAGTATTTCCAGTGGAGGTTAGCCTTGGACATTCTCAGGGCATTATTTCTTCAAGTGGTTTTCACTATAGCAATCCTTTTTGTTTTGCATTTCGAGTTAGCCTACAACTTGTTGAAACACAACCAGTTGAAGGGCTGGGCAAAGAGATTATTTCATGGAGAGATGAGagttttcataattataatgcACATTCTCAGGATTCAAGTCCAATTTCATCATTATATCAGCTCAGCATCAAGAATGACAATGAGCTAACAGATTTTGAGTGGCGAGCTGCGACTATAGCCAAAGAGATAGATCACTTCCGCGAATTGTTGTCCTTGATAAACTG TAAAATTGGGAAGCTTACACTTGCAAGACTGCTGATGGCTCATGATGCAATGACGTGTCCTCCTGCTAACAAATTTTCGCATTCTGAAGAAGTTCTTGAACTATATAATGACCTAATGAGGTTGGATCCAATGCACGTTCAATACTACAAGGACCAACACAGCTTAGTTTTATTGCAGCAG GTGACTTCCAGTTGGGAGTCTTTGCTGAGCCGCTGCTTTCATTATAGCAACTCTCCCTCCAATAGAGGGAGCCCAATGTGTCTTCAActgaaaaatttatcattatcaCGATTAGGTTCTTTTGACAAATTATTGTGGGTCCAAATGCTAGATCTCAGTCACAATGAGCTTCGCTCAATTGAAG GATTGGAGGCTCTGCAGCTCTTGTCTTGCTTAAATTTGAGTAACAATATACTTGGAAGTTTTACTGCTTTAGAGCCTATAAGACAGCTGAAGTCATTGAGAGCattaaatatttcatataaTGAGATTGGTGCACACTCTATCGACACAACAAAGTATCTATGCTCATCTCCTTTATCTCATTCAGTTGGAAGTGAATGGAATCATGGCCAAACCGTGATTGATGATGATATCAAAAGCTATTGGgaagcttattttattttgaaaggCTTGAACTTGACACAATTCGATATTGTGGGTAACGCTATTGTTAATGAAAAGTTCAAATCATTCTTGATTAAGGTTCTGCCTGGACTGAAGTGGCTGGATGGTGAACAATTGCATTGA
- the LOC102616183 gene encoding double-stranded RNA-binding protein 1, translated as MPTNEGFSGVSNCYVFKSRLQEYAQKAGIPTPVYETIKEGPSHEPWFRSTVIVDDVRYDSLPGFFNRKAAEQSAAEVALVELAKLGKVNECISQPIHETGLCKNLLQEYAQKMNYAIPLYQCRKDEASGKVQFSCTVEIGDIRYIGGAAKTKKEAEIKAARTALLAIQSSASELSGNSAGNTQLTVLPSRKRGPEVANNPEETVNVPKAKKGRFKKKILKMKRPGGRMDRTQLQNTGNMENINASQEGSKVSQANTSGIQGVSTEVLAVEGTMDCQEGRSEIEPIETEMPAVNDALPLHIGGDSETIHSAATHCSDRSSNEASEMGTSSLAKEVNEVTPGVGTSSVSCHATALAKEVNEGTSTALTKEVNEASGIMEAASMTNNSTLGQIESSCVIPGINQPEERIQASTSQA; from the exons ATGCCGACCAACGAAGGCTTCTCCG GTGTATCAAACTGTTATGTATTTAAAAGCCGATTACAAGAATATGCCCAAAAAGCTGGAATCCCTACGCCTGTCTATGAGACTATCAAAGAAGGCCCATCTCATGAGCCTTGGTTCAGATCAACGGTCATAGTGGATGATGTTAGATATGATTCATTGCCTGGATTTTTTAATCGTAAGGCAGCTGAGCAGTCAGCTGCTGAAGTCGCTCTCGTGGAGTTAGCAAAACTTGGCAAAGTTAATGAATGCATCTCTCAACCTATT CATGAAACAGGTTTATGCAAAAATTTACTTCAGGAATATGCCCAAAAGATGAATTATGCTATTCCCTTGTATCAGTGCCGAAAGGATGAAGCATCGGGAAAAGTACAGTTTTCATGTACTGTAGAAATTGGAGACATTCGTTATATTGGTGGTGCcgcgaaaacaaaaaaagaagcagagaTCAAAGCTGCTAGAACTGCTCTTCTAGCTATCCAATCAAGTGCATCTGAGTTATCCGGTAATTCAGCTGGCAACACTCAATTAACTGTACTTCCTTCCAGAAAGAGAGGACCAGAGGTGGCTAATAACCCAGAGGAGACTGTAAACGTTCCAAAGGCAAAGAAAGGCCGatttaagaagaaaatattgaaaatgaaacgCCCTGGAGGTAGAATGGACCGTACACAACTCCAAAATACAGGGAATATGGAAAATATCAATGCTAGTCAGGAAGGGTCAAAAGTCAGTCAAGCTAATACATCTGGGATTCAAGGGGTGAGTACTGAAGTATTGGCTGTAGAAGGGACTATGGACTGCCAAGAAGGGAGATCTGAAATTGAGCCGATTGAGACAGAAATGCCTGCCGTGAATGATGCTTTGCCTCTTCAcatcggtggtgattctgaaaCCATACATTCAGCAGCTACACATTGCAGCGATCGAAGCAGCAATGAGGCTTCTGAGATGGGTACATCTTCTTTGGCAAAGGAAGTGAATGAGGTGACTCCTGGAGTGGGTACATCTTCTGTGTCTTGTCATGCTACTGCTCTGGCAAAGGAGGTGAATGAGGGTACATCAACTGCTCTGACAAAGGAGGTGAACGAGGCATCTGGAATTATGGAGGCAGCTTCAATGACGAATAATTCCACGTTGGGTCAGATAGAATCCTCGTGTGTCATTCCCGGGATAAACCAGCCAGAAGAGAGGATCCAAGCCAGTACGAGCCAAGCATAA
- the LOC102616474 gene encoding protein SICKLE, translating to MEESEKRKERLKAMRAEAAQAEVCSSVETFPVPSSLSNPLFEDSAAQPIQEQPFTGSRFGFYTDPVAAFSANKNRGQHDNNTRQNYSMPPSISAPAMARPSSFFSEPRNSGMIPSPGHQLQASSSFDQRMYQSQSPYNNPHPYRGPRGASPLPIYQGTPEAWSRLQATTIHYSPTIYGQRSPRGMASPFTGIHQGTPESWNGSGGTARYNSPSTASGGGQIFSPSFGPVRSPTFGYGQGRPQWQGRSPSPGSGRGGSPGPSSGRGRGRWYGSSVSPGLGCSGGRGRGLHSRGFGADGKQGPECFYDKSMDEDPWQELEPLAWKSRNFKSPGSSNSWFPKSISMKKPRVSEASRQSSSQPSLAEYLAASFNEATNAAPNS from the exons ATGGAGGaatcagaaaaaagaaaggaacgATTGAAAGCGATGCGTGCAGAAGCTGCCCAGGCTGAAGTTTGTAGTAGTGTTGAGACATTTCCAGTTCCTAGTTCTCTTTCTAATCCGCTGTTTGAGGACTCTGCGGCTCAGCCAATACAGGAGCAACCTTTTACAGGTTCAAGGTTTGGTTTTTACACAGACCCTGTAGCCGCATTCTCTGCCAACAAGAATAGGGGACAGCATGATAATAATACTAGACAAAATTACTCTATGCCTCCTAGTATCAGTGCTCCTGCCATGGCACGGCCTTCATCATTCTTTTCAG AACCAAGAAACTCTGGAATGATTCCCTCTCCTGGTCATCAATTGCAAGCCAGTTCTTCATTTGACCAGAGAATGTATCAATCACAGAGTCCTTATAATAATCCTCATCCCTATAGAGGCCCGAGAGGAGCAAGTCCATTACCCATCTATCAAGGAACTCCTGAAGCCTGGAGTAGATTGCAAGCTACAACTATCCATTACAGCCCCACAATCTACGGGCAAAGAAGCCCCAGAGGAATGGCCAGTCCTTTTACCGGGATACATCAAGGAACCCCTGAATCCTGGAATGGATCTGGAGGCACAGCTAGGTATAATTCACCATCTACTGCATCAGGAGGAGGTCAGATTTTCAGCCCTAGCTTTGGACCAGTAAGAAGCCCTACTTTCGGTTATGGCCAAGGCAGGCCTCAGTGGCAGGGCAGAAGTCCAAGCCCTGGTTCAGGGCGTGGAGGCAGTCCTGGTCCTAGCTCAGGAAGAGGTAGAGGTCGTTGGTATGGCAGCAGCGTGAGCCCAGGTTTGGGATGCAGTGGTGGAAGGGGCCGAGGACTTCATTCTCGTGGCTTTGGAGCAGATGGAAAACAAGGGCCAGAGTGTTTCTATGACAAGTCCATGGATGAAGACCCATGGCAGGAATTGGAACCCCTTGCGTGGAAGAGTAGAAATTTCAAAAGCCCTGGCTCTTCAAATTCCTGGTTTCCAAAATCCATTAGCATGAAAAAACCGAGAGTTTCAGAAGCTTCCAGACAGTCTAGTTCACAGCCGAGCCTTGCAGAATACCTTGCTGCCTCTTTCAATGAGGCGACTAATGCTGCTCCAAATTCATGA
- the LOC102615783 gene encoding VIN3-like protein 2, whose amino-acid sequence MREAEEGFSGMNSMFSGFVLDPAKCSRLSLEEKRELVHEIAQWSKDAPEILSSFSRRELLEIICAEMGKERKYSGYTKFRMIEHLLKLVSRKCKTNDPDASCLAKTQADFKRKRQEEPIPELSRDQDNVSVESEAKLVKIQLCENAACRAVLGLGDAFCKRCSCCICHEYDDNKDPSLWLTCGSGASDEKDSCGMSCHLECALKDERTGIVKIGSSTKLDGSYCCISCGKINGLMRTWRRQLLVAKETRRVDELCLRISLGHKILLGTELFKEVQKTVETALQILTNEVGPLNLLCTKMARGIVNRLACGAKVQKLCASAVEALDSMFVVDTCPSDIVKKEPASCQIRFEESSSTSVIIALEYEDRLLEDFSGCRLWHRKSTVKDYPDNPTFIVLRPEKRFLVTDLDPSTEYFCKVSLTSGTGVFGVWESKWITPASDSSSAAAKVKHRKRERAKISQVHSHVESTNSSSLKLASSERRANLSLSLANVKKSKHEGLYSLPPPLLSPKSISPSTPCKSDGMRQKLASCCEKKPEESDYDYSVRVVKWLEHKGHIDEHFRVKFLTWFSLKATMQERRVVSVFVDAFIDDPPSLAGQLIHTFMDEIGCEQKQAPGNGFCTRLWH is encoded by the exons ATGAGGGAAGCAGAGGAGGGCTTTTCAGGCATGAACTCAATGTTCTCTG GATTTGTACTTGACCCTGCAAAATGTAGCCGGCTAAGCCtggaagagaaaagagaactGGTTCATGAGATTGCCCAATGGTCAAAAGATGCCCCAGAGATCCTTAGCTCGTTTAGCCGCAGGGAGCTTCTCGAAATCATCTGTGCAGAGATGggtaaagaaagaaagtacAGTGGCTATACAAAATTTCGAATGATAGAGCACCTTCTGAAGTTAGTCTCTCGGAAGTGCAAGACAAACGACCCTGATGCTTCTTGTTTGGCCAAAACTCAAGCTGATTTTAAGAGGAAAAGGCAAGAAGAACCCATACCTGAATTATCAAGAGATCAAGACAATGTTTCTGTAGAGAGTGAAGCAAAACttgttaaaattcaattatgtgAGAATGCTGCATGCAGAGCTGTTTTAGGCTTGGGTGATGCTTTTTGCAAGAGATGTTCATGCTGTATATGTCATGAATACGATGATAACAAGGATCCTAGCTTATGGTTAACCTGTGGTTCCGGGGCTTCTGATGAAAAGGACTCGTGTGGAATGTCTTGCCATTTAGAATGTGCTTTGAAGGATGAAAGAACTGGAATTGTGAAGATTGGTTCTTCCACAAAGTTGGATGGCAGTTACTGCTGCATTTCTTGTGGAAAAATTAATGGTCTGATGAG AACTTGGAGAAGACAATTGCTGGTTGCCAAAGAAACCAGAAGAGTGGATGAACTATGTCTGCGAATCTCTTTGGGACATAAGATTCTTTTAGGTACCGAGCTATTCAAAGAAGTGCAGAAAACAGTCGAGACTGCCTTACAAATACTGACAAATGAAGTAGGGCCTCTGAATCTATTATGCACAAAAATGGCACGAGGTATTGTTAATAGGCTCGCTTGTGGTGCCAAGGTTCAGAAGTTGTGTGCTTCAGCGGTGGAAGCATTGGATTCCATGTTTGTTGTTGATACCTGTCCCAGTGATATTGTAAAGAAAGAGCCAGCCT CTTGCCAGATTAGATTTGAAGAATCCTCTTCAACATCAGTCATCATTGCACTAGAATACGAGGATCGTCTTTTAGAAGACTTTTCAGGCTGCAGGCTGTGGCATCGTAAGTCTACTGTGAAGGATTATCCAGACAACCCCACCTTCATTGTATTGAGGCCTGAAAAGAGGTTCTTAGTAACAGATCTAGATCCTTCCACCGAGTATTTCTGCAAGGTTTCTCTTACCAGTGGCACTGGGGTTTTTGGTGTCTGGGAATCTAAATGGATTACACCTGCATCAGACAGCAGCTCTGCTGCTGCTAAGGTCAAACATAGGAAGAGAGAACGTGCTAAAATTTCTCAGGTTCATTCTCATGTGGAATCCACAAACTCCAGTAGTCTTAAATTGGCATCCAGCGAGCGCCGTGCAAACCTTTCACTGTCACTGGCTAATGTTAAGAAGAGTAAGCATGAAGGGCTCTACTCACTTCCACCTCCTTTATTGAGCCCCAAGTCAATATCCCCTTCTACACCTTGTAAATCTGATGGAATGCGTCAGAAACTGGCTTCCTGTTGTGAAAAGAAACCAGAAGAGAGTGATTATGATTATTCTGTGAGGGTAGTCAAATGGTTAGAGCACAAAGGGCACATAGATGAACATTTCAGAGTTAAGTTTCTCACTTGGTTCAGCCTGAAAGCGACTATGCAAGAAAGAAGGGTGGTGAGCGTCTTTGTTGATGCTTTTATTGATGACCCACCAAGCTTGGCTGGGCAGCTCATCCACACTTTCATGGATGAGATCGGTTGCGAGCAAAAACAAGCTCCTGGGAATGGTTTCTGTACCAGGCTCTGGCATTAA